A genome region from Penaeus chinensis breed Huanghai No. 1 chromosome 22, ASM1920278v2, whole genome shotgun sequence includes the following:
- the LOC125037092 gene encoding mitochondrial import receptor subunit TOM22 homolog produces the protein MATLTELADLDSGVASSEATPESQTTAEETAKAVGKVVEAAAAQVSSAEDKVVSTLPEDEDEEEDEDFDESFAERVWGLTEMFPECLRTGSANAVTSSVRLVKGAYDLSRQVVWIAVSTSILLFAPVMFEIERLNVEEMMKQDRNRLVLGPGSAMSGGPPAAPGLMPPPPTR, from the exons ATGGCCACGTTAACAGAACTCGCAGACCTAGACAGCGGTGTGGCAAGCAGCGAGGCAACGCCAGAGAGCCAGACGACGGCGGAGGAGACTGCAAAGGCCGTCGGAAAAGTGGTGGAGGCTGCGGCGGCTCAGGTGTCGTCTGCTGAGGACAAGGTGGTGTCCACGCTtcccgaggacgaggacgaggaggaggacgag GATTTTGATGAAAGCTTTGCTGAGAGAGTATGGGGGCTCACAGAAATGTTCCCAGAATGTCTCCGCACGGGCAGCGCCAACGCAGTTACATCCTCTGTCAGATTAGTAAAAG GAGCTTATGACCTTAGCCGACAGGTTGTGTGGATAGCAGTAAGCACGTCAATCCTCCTGTTTGCTCCTGTAATGTTTGAAATAGAAAGACTTAATGTAGAAGAGATGATGAAGCAGGATAGAAACAGG CTCGTTCTTGGTCCAGGCTCAGCAATGTCGGGTGGACCTCCTGCAGCTCCAGGACTAATGCCACCCCCTCCTACCCGCTAA